In the Mycolicibacterium thermoresistibile genome, one interval contains:
- a CDS encoding alpha/beta hydrolase, which translates to MTVSVVESSRPDQLVDAAAELGGKISALDVVLATQRRAVAHLREFWRGQAADAAGWRVADDGTVTAPPVPAVLAVLAPAWTAILRKLLALFAEIDAETAAAVTAVMEGPVPESPPGTLGDPRRPPPPDAPAEDVKQWWDSLSEEERRRLIADHPPELGNLNGIPAEVRHQVNEAVLRDDLDRVRDATEHHGVTPDEVLADPGAYGLTAADATRYRNAVQTQKGLDAMGGTDTGETRPVMLWAYDPLAFNGQGRAAVAIGNPDEAENTAVVVPGTGSSVAQGWLEGDNATNLYDQMRLGEPGKPASVIAWMGYDAPDSPLDPRIATPWLARDGGELLAADVNGLGVTHEGGDRTVTVIGHSYGSTTVADAFAGSGMQADNAVLIGSPGTDLARSAADFNLPEGGQVYVGAASSDPVTWLGQGGAVPDILNHVLDHPLGSRAGLGTDPAGDGYGSVRFDAEVPGRSGPSFGHHSAYYGVGSESLRAMTDIANGNGATLAENGYTAEGRRQVHIGLPDTVNLPFIGEVDLPDWDTRIPGTPAVNDPEGDRDHVTQNHQY; encoded by the coding sequence ATGACGGTATCGGTCGTGGAATCTTCCCGACCCGATCAGTTGGTCGACGCCGCAGCCGAATTGGGCGGCAAGATCTCGGCGCTGGACGTCGTGCTGGCCACCCAACGCCGGGCCGTCGCGCACCTGCGGGAGTTCTGGCGGGGGCAGGCCGCCGACGCCGCCGGATGGCGGGTCGCCGATGACGGAACCGTCACCGCGCCCCCGGTTCCGGCGGTTCTCGCGGTCCTCGCGCCGGCGTGGACCGCGATCCTCAGGAAACTGCTCGCGCTGTTCGCCGAGATCGACGCCGAGACCGCGGCGGCCGTGACCGCCGTGATGGAGGGTCCGGTACCGGAGAGCCCGCCGGGCACCCTCGGCGACCCCCGCCGGCCCCCGCCGCCCGACGCCCCCGCCGAGGACGTCAAACAGTGGTGGGATTCGCTCAGCGAGGAGGAGCGGCGCCGGCTCATCGCCGACCATCCGCCGGAGCTGGGGAATCTCAACGGGATTCCGGCCGAGGTGCGCCATCAGGTCAATGAGGCGGTCCTGCGGGATGATCTGGACCGGGTCCGGGATGCGACCGAACACCACGGGGTGACCCCCGACGAGGTGCTGGCCGATCCCGGCGCGTACGGTCTGACGGCCGCCGACGCCACCCGCTACCGCAACGCGGTCCAGACCCAAAAGGGCCTGGACGCCATGGGTGGGACAGACACCGGGGAGACCCGGCCCGTCATGTTGTGGGCCTACGATCCGTTGGCCTTCAACGGCCAGGGCAGGGCGGCGGTGGCGATCGGCAACCCGGACGAGGCCGAGAACACCGCGGTGGTTGTACCCGGCACCGGCAGCAGCGTCGCCCAGGGCTGGCTGGAGGGCGACAACGCCACCAACCTCTACGACCAGATGCGGTTGGGTGAGCCCGGCAAGCCGGCGTCGGTGATCGCCTGGATGGGCTACGACGCGCCGGACAGCCCGCTCGATCCGCGCATCGCGACTCCGTGGCTGGCACGCGACGGCGGCGAGCTGCTGGCCGCGGATGTCAACGGGCTCGGCGTCACCCACGAGGGCGGAGACCGGACTGTCACCGTGATCGGGCACTCCTACGGCTCGACCACGGTGGCCGACGCGTTCGCGGGCAGCGGTATGCAGGCCGACAACGCGGTGCTGATCGGCAGTCCCGGAACGGATCTGGCGAGAAGCGCCGCGGATTTCAACCTGCCCGAGGGTGGCCAGGTCTATGTCGGGGCGGCGTCGAGCGACCCGGTCACCTGGCTGGGCCAGGGCGGCGCGGTGCCCGACATCCTCAACCACGTTCTCGACCACCCGCTGGGCTCCCGGGCCGGGCTGGGCACCGATCCGGCCGGCGACGGTTACGGCTCGGTGCGGTTCGACGCGGAGGTGCCGGGGCGCAGCGGGCCGAGTTTCGGCCACCACTCCGCCTACTACGGCGTCGGCAGCGAGTCGCTCCGCGCGATGACCGACATCGCCAACGGCAACGGCGCCACCCTGGCGGAGAACGGATACACCGCCGAGGGCCGGCGCCAGGTGCACATCGGACTGCCGGACACGGTGAATCTGCCGTTCATCGGCGAAGTCGACCTACCCGATTGGGACACCCGGATCCCCGGAACCCCTGCCGTCAACGACCCAGAAGGCGATCGCGACCATGTCACCCAGAATCACCAGTACTGA
- a CDS encoding FHA domain-containing protein FhaB/FipA — protein sequence MQGLVLQLTRVGFLLLLWLFIWSVLRILRTDIYAPTGAVMMRRGLPLRGSLLPSRQRRNVARQLVVVEGALAGTRIPLGSQPVLIGRADDSTLVLTDDYASTRHARLSPRGSEWYVEDLGSTNGTYLDRVKVTTAVRVPIGTPVRIGKTVIELRP from the coding sequence ATGCAGGGGTTAGTTCTGCAGCTGACCCGCGTCGGCTTCCTGCTGCTGCTGTGGCTGTTCATCTGGTCGGTGTTGCGGATCCTGCGCACCGACATCTACGCGCCGACCGGGGCTGTGATGATGCGCCGCGGCCTGCCGCTGCGCGGTTCGCTGCTGCCCAGCCGGCAACGCCGCAACGTCGCGCGCCAACTGGTGGTGGTCGAGGGCGCGCTGGCCGGCACCCGCATCCCGCTGGGCAGCCAACCGGTGCTGATCGGCCGCGCCGATGACTCCACCTTGGTGCTCACCGACGACTACGCCTCGACTCGCCATGCGCGACTGTCGCCACGCGGGTCAGAGTGGTACGTGGAAGACCTAGGATCGACCAACGGCACATACCTGGACAGGGTGAAGGTGACTACCGCGGTACGCGTCCCGATTGGCACGCCGGTTCGCATCGGCAAGACGGTGATCGAGCTACGCCCGTGA
- a CDS encoding PP2C family protein-serine/threonine phosphatase, producing MTLVLRYAARSDRGLVRANNEDSVYAGARLLALADGMGGHAAGEVASQLVIAALAPLDDDEPGGDLLSKLEAAVKEGNAAIAEHIQADPELEGMGTTLTAILFAGNRLGLVHIGDSRGYLLRDGELTQITKDDTFVQTLVDEGRITAEEAHSHPQRSLIMRALTGHEVEPTLIMREARAGDRYLLCSDGLSDPVSQDTILEALKLPDPGDAADRLIELALRGGGPDNVTVVVADVVDYEYGQTQPILAGAVSGEDDQNAPPDTSAGRASAFNPKRNEVKRALPPAEEPPAKPRSRRRIVIGATLIVLAVLASLAVAREIVRNNFYVVADNGTVSIMRGVQGSVLGYSLQEPYLVGCISSRNQLSLISPDQTDDTLNCKLLHLDDMRPSERAQVSAGLPGGSLDDAIGQIEELARTSVLPPCPAPQPTTSPAPRPHLPTQHNDPTRAPQTGGNPAPETPRTISPAPPSPAPEARTPAGQTPQGQTPGAETPGPPRPPAPTVTALPPPPPEPGTTCRELP from the coding sequence GTGACACTCGTCCTGCGCTATGCGGCGCGCAGTGACCGGGGTCTGGTGCGCGCGAACAACGAAGACTCCGTCTACGCCGGAGCGCGCCTGCTCGCGCTCGCGGACGGGATGGGTGGCCACGCCGCCGGTGAGGTGGCGTCCCAGCTGGTGATCGCCGCGCTCGCACCCCTCGATGACGACGAACCCGGCGGCGACCTGCTCAGCAAACTCGAGGCCGCCGTCAAGGAGGGCAACGCGGCGATCGCTGAGCACATCCAGGCCGACCCGGAACTCGAGGGCATGGGCACCACCCTGACCGCGATCCTGTTCGCCGGGAACCGGCTCGGTCTGGTGCACATCGGCGACTCCCGTGGCTATCTGCTGCGCGACGGTGAGCTGACCCAGATCACCAAGGACGACACCTTCGTGCAGACCCTCGTGGACGAGGGCCGCATCACCGCCGAGGAGGCGCACAGCCATCCGCAGCGCTCACTGATCATGCGGGCGCTGACCGGCCACGAGGTCGAGCCCACGCTCATCATGCGCGAGGCCCGCGCCGGCGACCGCTATCTGCTGTGCTCGGACGGGCTGTCCGACCCGGTCAGCCAGGACACCATCCTGGAGGCGCTCAAGCTGCCCGATCCCGGTGACGCCGCCGACCGGCTCATCGAGCTGGCGCTGCGCGGCGGCGGGCCGGACAACGTCACCGTGGTGGTCGCCGACGTCGTCGACTACGAATACGGCCAGACCCAACCGATCCTGGCCGGCGCCGTCTCCGGTGAGGACGACCAGAACGCGCCGCCCGACACCTCGGCCGGCCGCGCCTCGGCGTTCAACCCGAAACGCAACGAGGTCAAACGCGCCCTGCCGCCGGCCGAGGAACCCCCCGCCAAACCCCGGTCGCGGCGCCGCATCGTCATCGGCGCGACACTGATCGTGCTGGCGGTGCTGGCCAGCCTGGCGGTGGCCCGCGAGATCGTGCGCAACAACTTCTACGTCGTCGCCGACAACGGCACGGTGTCGATCATGCGGGGCGTGCAGGGTTCGGTGCTGGGCTACTCGCTGCAGGAGCCGTATCTGGTCGGCTGCATCAGCTCCCGCAACCAGCTGTCGCTCATCAGCCCCGACCAGACCGACGACACCCTGAACTGCAAGCTGCTGCACCTCGATGACATGCGTCCGTCCGAACGGGCCCAGGTGTCGGCCGGGCTGCCCGGCGGCTCGCTGGACGACGCCATCGGTCAGATCGAGGAGCTGGCCCGCACCTCGGTGCTGCCCCCGTGCCCCGCGCCGCAGCCGACAACCAGCCCGGCACCCCGACCGCATCTGCCCACCCAGCACAACGATCCGACCCGGGCGCCGCAGACCGGCGGCAACCCGGCGCCCGAGACACCGCGCACCATCTCGCCCGCGCCGCCCAGCCCGGCGCCGGAGGCCCGGACGCCCGCCGGCCAGACACCTCAAGGCCAGACACCCGGCGCCGAGACCCCGGGGCCGCCGCGGCCACCGGCCCCGACCGTGACCGCGCTTCCGCCGCCGCCTCCTGAGCCGGGCACAACCTGCCGGGAACTGCCGTGA
- a CDS encoding AraC family transcriptional regulator gives MSRLTRLGFIDVRRTSNPVRRKVRSRGVPPSLVDNEIFYTEDVAEAARLTGQVLAPLTLTVGAPDSAGFAATAHGVRLRNVSMLYLDLHVPCALDIPRLGAYFAVHMPLNGSAEVHHRGRQFQITPVRSLVTSPRGPLRIAFEHDSPQLVIRIEEAAMAAHLTRLLGRRLRRPLEFDPEFDMTTEAAMRWHTAVQLIHTEVFHPGSLVQRGQGIGPVEELVMSSLLQLQPSTYYDELLRPPPQPGQRRAVVRAAMNYIEEHLAERITVESVAKAVHVSVRSIQQNFRDELGLTPMEFVRERRLQRVHEELTDAIPSDGVTVTAVAQRWGFQHLGSFAVEYRKRWGETPSETLRR, from the coding sequence ATGTCGCGACTGACCCGGCTCGGCTTCATCGATGTGCGCCGCACCAGCAATCCCGTCCGGCGCAAGGTCCGGTCCCGCGGGGTGCCGCCGTCGCTCGTCGACAACGAGATCTTCTACACCGAGGACGTGGCCGAGGCGGCCCGGCTGACCGGGCAGGTGCTGGCCCCGTTGACGCTGACCGTCGGCGCACCCGACTCGGCGGGGTTCGCTGCGACGGCCCACGGGGTGCGGCTGCGCAACGTCAGCATGCTCTACCTCGACCTGCATGTCCCGTGCGCGCTGGACATCCCGCGGCTCGGCGCCTACTTCGCGGTGCACATGCCGCTCAACGGTTCCGCCGAGGTGCACCACCGCGGCCGGCAGTTTCAGATCACCCCGGTGCGGTCCCTGGTGACCAGCCCGCGCGGGCCGCTGCGGATCGCGTTCGAGCACGACTCACCGCAACTGGTGATCCGCATCGAGGAGGCGGCGATGGCCGCCCACCTGACCCGGCTGCTCGGGCGCCGGCTGCGGCGGCCCCTGGAGTTCGATCCGGAGTTCGACATGACCACCGAGGCGGCGATGCGCTGGCACACCGCCGTGCAGCTGATCCACACCGAGGTGTTCCACCCCGGGTCGCTGGTGCAGCGCGGCCAGGGCATCGGCCCGGTGGAGGAGCTGGTGATGAGCAGTCTGCTGCAGCTGCAGCCGTCGACCTACTACGACGAGCTGTTGCGGCCCCCGCCGCAGCCCGGTCAGCGCCGGGCGGTGGTGCGCGCGGCGATGAACTACATCGAGGAGCATCTGGCCGAACGCATCACGGTGGAGTCGGTGGCCAAGGCCGTGCACGTCAGCGTGCGGTCGATTCAGCAGAATTTCCGCGACGAGCTGGGGCTGACGCCGATGGAGTTCGTGCGGGAACGGCGGCTGCAGCGGGTGCACGAGGAGCTGACCGACGCGATCCCGTCCGACGGGGTCACCGTGACCGCGGTGGCACAGCGCTGGGGCTTCCAGCATCTGGGCAGTTTCGCGGTGGAGTACCGCAAACGGTGGGGCGAGACACCGTCGGAGACGCTGCGCCGGTAG
- the hypB gene encoding hydrogenase nickel incorporation protein HypB has protein sequence MGRFHRHDDGTVHSHEHGDHAHEHPHDHGDHSGYQTGGQRIEVLESIFAENDSRAAINRKIFEENGIRALNLMSSPGSGKTTVLAATLDELANQIAIGIIEGDIATDLDAAKLGGRGAQISLLNTNNGFGGECHLDAPMVNRALQDLDLDHLELVVIENVGNLVCPAEFDVGEHAKAMVYSVAEGEDKPLKYPVMFRAVDVVLLNKIDLVPYLDVDVDRYIAHIREVNPTARILPVSARTGEGMDAWFDWLRQFLRG, from the coding sequence GTGGGCCGTTTCCACCGTCACGACGACGGCACCGTACACAGCCACGAACACGGCGACCATGCACACGAGCACCCGCACGACCATGGTGACCACAGCGGCTATCAGACCGGCGGCCAGCGGATCGAGGTGCTCGAGTCGATCTTCGCCGAGAATGACAGCCGGGCCGCGATCAACCGGAAGATATTCGAAGAGAACGGGATCCGCGCGCTGAATCTGATGAGCTCACCCGGGTCCGGCAAGACGACCGTGCTGGCGGCCACCCTGGACGAACTCGCCAATCAGATCGCGATCGGCATCATCGAGGGAGACATCGCCACCGACCTCGACGCCGCCAAGCTCGGCGGGCGGGGGGCGCAGATCTCGCTGCTGAACACCAACAACGGGTTCGGCGGCGAGTGCCACCTCGACGCGCCGATGGTCAACCGCGCCCTGCAGGACCTCGACCTCGATCACCTGGAGCTGGTGGTGATCGAGAACGTCGGCAATCTGGTCTGCCCGGCGGAGTTCGACGTCGGCGAGCACGCCAAGGCGATGGTGTACTCGGTGGCCGAGGGCGAGGACAAGCCGCTGAAGTACCCGGTGATGTTCCGGGCGGTGGATGTGGTCCTGCTCAACAAGATCGACCTGGTGCCGTACCTGGACGTCGACGTGGACCGCTACATCGCCCACATCCGGGAGGTGAACCCGACGGCGCGGATCCTGCCGGTCAGCGCCCGCACCGGGGAGGGGATGGACGCCTGGTTCGACTGGCTGCGGCAGTTCCTGCGCGGATGA
- a CDS encoding hydrogenase: MASVLWLQGGACSGNTMSFLNADEPNVVDLIVDFGLDILWHPSLGMELGDNAQKVFWDCVNGERPLDIFVFEGTVIRAPNGSGRMDMFAGRPMMDWVTDLAGAAQIVVGIGDCASFGGIPAMAPNPSDSTGLQFHKREKGGFLGADFRSKMGLPVINIPGCPAHPDWITQILVALASGRAGDITLDELHRPETFFKTFTQTGCTRVQFFEYKQSTMSFGEGTRTGCLFYEFGCRGPMTHSPCNRILWNRQSSKTRAGMPCLGCTEPEFPHFDLAPGTLFKTQKVSGTIPKEVPEGTDHLTYMAHAAAARIAAPQWSKEDMFVV, encoded by the coding sequence ATGGCTTCGGTTCTCTGGCTGCAGGGAGGTGCCTGTAGTGGCAACACGATGTCCTTCCTCAATGCCGACGAGCCCAACGTCGTCGACCTGATCGTCGACTTCGGGCTCGACATCCTCTGGCACCCCTCGCTGGGCATGGAACTCGGCGACAACGCCCAGAAAGTGTTCTGGGACTGCGTCAACGGGGAACGCCCACTGGACATCTTCGTCTTCGAAGGCACCGTCATCCGGGCCCCGAACGGCTCCGGCCGGATGGACATGTTCGCCGGCCGGCCGATGATGGACTGGGTCACCGACCTCGCCGGCGCCGCGCAGATCGTCGTCGGCATCGGCGACTGCGCGTCGTTCGGCGGAATCCCCGCCATGGCGCCGAACCCGTCGGACTCCACCGGCCTGCAATTCCACAAGCGGGAGAAGGGCGGCTTCCTGGGCGCCGACTTCCGCTCCAAGATGGGCCTGCCCGTCATCAACATCCCCGGCTGTCCGGCACATCCGGACTGGATCACCCAGATCCTGGTGGCGCTGGCCTCCGGCCGGGCCGGCGACATCACGCTCGATGAACTGCACCGGCCGGAGACCTTCTTCAAGACCTTCACCCAGACCGGGTGCACCCGGGTGCAGTTCTTCGAGTACAAGCAGTCGACCATGTCGTTCGGCGAGGGCACCCGAACCGGTTGCCTGTTCTACGAATTCGGCTGCCGCGGGCCGATGACCCATTCGCCGTGCAACCGGATCCTGTGGAACCGGCAGTCCTCCAAGACCCGCGCCGGGATGCCGTGCCTGGGCTGCACCGAACCGGAGTTCCCGCACTTCGACCTCGCCCCGGGCACATTGTTCAAGACCCAGAAGGTCAGCGGCACGATCCCCAAGGAGGTCCCGGAGGGCACCGACCACCTCACCTACATGGCGCACGCCGCCGCCGCGCGGATCGCCGCGCCGCAGTGGTCCAAGGAGGACATGTTCGTGGTCTGA
- a CDS encoding DUF1641 domain-containing protein, which produces MSANGQVATVTPADDLRARLDDPAVAAALNNVLDHAELLAFLLGGLDGMLRRGDEITESLAGAIHEIRDSAAVDTVPGIESLKNVDLQALADSLTTLSGALVKATPAINTLLSSRLTDPQAVDVLANLGEALVDSRAAARSDPAPTTLRGLWRMRKDKDVLRGLGFMMQVAREFGRRIGSG; this is translated from the coding sequence ATGTCAGCAAACGGGCAGGTGGCCACCGTCACGCCGGCCGACGACCTGCGGGCCCGGCTCGACGATCCGGCGGTCGCGGCCGCGCTGAACAACGTGCTCGACCACGCCGAACTGCTCGCCTTCCTGCTCGGCGGGTTGGACGGGATGCTCCGGCGCGGGGACGAGATCACCGAGTCGCTCGCCGGCGCGATCCACGAGATCCGCGACAGCGCGGCGGTCGACACCGTCCCGGGCATCGAGTCGCTCAAGAACGTCGACCTGCAGGCCCTGGCCGACAGCCTCACCACGCTGTCCGGCGCGCTGGTGAAGGCCACCCCGGCCATCAACACGCTGCTGTCCTCCCGCCTGACCGATCCGCAGGCCGTGGACGTGTTGGCGAATCTCGGTGAGGCACTGGTCGACAGCCGGGCGGCCGCCCGCTCCGACCCCGCCCCGACGACACTGCGCGGGTTGTGGCGGATGCGCAAGGACAAGGACGTGCTCCGCGGCCTGGGCTTCATGATGCAGGTCGCCCGCGAGTTCGGAAGGCGCATCGGCTCGGGCTGA
- a CDS encoding DUF3662 and FHA domain-containing protein has protein sequence MGLADRIERKLEATVGDAFARVFGGSIVPQEVEARLRREAQAGARDVGGGRILAPNDYVITLSESDYRKVSADPDRTSTTFAKHLEGYIHDQGWQTYGDVVVRFEQSSNLHTGQFRARGLVNPDTTTGEPAQAQQDRAYTAEPGVPPMSDNPSYRGGQGPGRPADDEYDDRYGRPDDPRGQYPPADQGGYPPRGGYPEQPGGGYPEQQGGYPEQQGGYPDQGGYPPRGGYPDQGGYPEQGGYPDQGGYPPSYEQRPPAGYGPPPGGGYDQGYRQPPPGYGPPGGQPGYGAPPAGEYDYGRPPGGRPDDYGRPGHPDQGGYPDQGGGYPDQGYGDQGGGYPDQGYGDQGYGGQPYGRPDYGQQPGQGDYGAGGYGDAGGYGAGYGDPGRGDYDYAGAGYGQDAGYGRQDYQQPPATGRPTTVTLQLDDGSGRTYQLREGANVIGRGQDAQFRLPDTGVSRRHLEIRWDGQVALLSDLNSTNGTTVNNAPVQEWQLADGDVIRLGHSEIIVRMH, from the coding sequence ATGGGTTTGGCGGACCGGATCGAGCGCAAGCTCGAGGCGACGGTCGGCGACGCCTTTGCGCGGGTCTTCGGCGGCTCGATCGTCCCCCAGGAGGTGGAAGCCCGGTTGCGCCGCGAAGCGCAGGCCGGCGCTCGGGACGTCGGCGGCGGCCGGATTTTGGCGCCGAACGACTACGTCATTACCCTCAGTGAGTCCGACTACAGGAAGGTCAGTGCCGATCCGGACCGTACGTCGACCACTTTTGCCAAGCATCTGGAGGGATACATCCACGATCAGGGATGGCAAACATATGGTGATGTGGTCGTTAGATTCGAACAGTCTTCCAATCTGCACACTGGACAGTTCCGCGCGCGCGGATTGGTCAACCCCGACACCACTACCGGCGAACCCGCCCAAGCGCAACAAGACCGCGCGTACACCGCAGAACCAGGAGTACCACCGATGAGCGACAATCCGAGCTACCGCGGCGGCCAGGGACCGGGGCGGCCAGCCGACGACGAGTACGACGACCGTTACGGCCGCCCAGACGATCCGCGCGGCCAGTACCCGCCGGCCGATCAGGGTGGCTACCCACCCCGGGGCGGCTACCCCGAACAGCCCGGCGGCGGCTATCCCGAACAGCAGGGCGGCTATCCCGAACAGCAGGGCGGCTACCCGGACCAGGGCGGCTACCCGCCGCGCGGCGGCTATCCGGACCAGGGGGGCTACCCCGAGCAGGGTGGCTACCCGGACCAGGGCGGTTATCCGCCGTCGTATGAGCAGCGCCCGCCGGCCGGATACGGACCGCCGCCCGGCGGCGGGTACGACCAGGGCTACCGCCAGCCCCCGCCGGGATACGGACCGCCCGGTGGTCAGCCCGGCTACGGCGCGCCGCCCGCCGGGGAGTACGACTACGGTCGCCCGCCCGGCGGCCGTCCGGACGACTACGGCCGGCCCGGCCACCCGGATCAGGGCGGCTACCCCGACCAGGGCGGCGGCTACCCGGATCAGGGTTACGGCGACCAGGGCGGCGGCTACCCGGATCAGGGTTACGGCGACCAGGGTTACGGGGGCCAGCCCTACGGCCGCCCGGACTACGGCCAGCAGCCCGGTCAGGGTGACTACGGTGCCGGCGGTTACGGCGATGCCGGTGGTTACGGCGCCGGCTACGGCGACCCCGGCCGCGGCGACTACGACTACGCCGGGGCGGGCTACGGCCAGGACGCCGGCTACGGTCGGCAGGACTACCAGCAGCCGCCGGCCACCGGACGTCCCACCACCGTCACCCTGCAGCTCGACGACGGCAGCGGCCGCACATATCAGCTGCGGGAGGGCGCCAATGTGATCGGGCGCGGTCAGGACGCCCAGTTCCGGCTGCCCGACACCGGGGTGTCGCGCCGGCATCTGGAGATCCGCTGGGACGGTCAGGTCGCGTTGCTGTCGGACCTGAATTCGACCAACGGCACCACCGTGAACAACGCTCCGGTGCAGGAATGGCAATTGGCCGACGGCGATGTGATCCGGCTTGGTCACTCCGAGATCATCGTGCGCATGCACTGA
- a CDS encoding hydrogenase maturation nickel metallochaperone HypA, with product MHELSLCQAIAGVVKPHAEGRRVNVVRVQIGALRQVVPESLEFCWTLVREYEQLADAELELEFIPAAVKCRSCEEDSQIESRWSICCPRCSSPDVEVIRGNEFLVTSLEVA from the coding sequence GTGCACGAGTTGTCTCTCTGTCAGGCGATCGCCGGGGTGGTCAAACCCCACGCCGAGGGGCGGCGCGTCAACGTGGTCCGGGTGCAGATCGGCGCACTTCGGCAGGTGGTGCCGGAGTCGCTGGAGTTCTGCTGGACGCTGGTGCGCGAGTACGAACAGCTGGCCGACGCCGAGCTGGAGCTGGAGTTCATCCCGGCAGCGGTGAAATGCCGCTCGTGCGAGGAGGATTCACAGATAGAGTCGCGCTGGTCGATATGCTGCCCGCGCTGCTCGAGCCCCGACGTCGAGGTGATCCGGGGCAATGAGTTCCTGGTGACCTCCCTCGAGGTGGCCTGA
- a CDS encoding FtsW/RodA/SpoVE family cell cycle protein, producing the protein MTTQPQAAVTVVPPLPTRRNAELLLLAFAAVITMVALLLVEANQERGVSWHLIQYGAAYLALFGGAHLAVRRFAPYADPLLLPVVALLNGLGLVMIHRLDLAAGELSGQAVESPSATQQTLWTLAAVIGFSLVVVFLKDHRLLSRYGYLCGATGLILLAIPAVLPRRFSEQGGAKIWIQFPGFSIQPAEFSKILLLVFFAAVLVEKRSLFTSAGKHFLGMDLPRPRDLAPLLAAWILSVGVMVFEKDLGTSLLLYTSFLVLVYIATERLSWVVIGLALFAAGSFVAYHIFDHVRLRVQTWLDPFADFDGGGYQMAQSLFSFATGGIFGTGLGNGQPGTVPAASTDFIIAAVGEELGLVGLAAVLMLYTIVIIRGLRTAIAVRDSFGKLLAAGLASTLALQLFIVVGGVTKLIPLTGLTTPWMSYGGSSLLANYLLLAILLRISHAARSPLDTRKTNPTPIATAKTEVIEKV; encoded by the coding sequence GTGACCACGCAGCCCCAGGCAGCGGTGACGGTGGTCCCTCCGTTACCGACGCGGCGCAACGCCGAACTTCTCCTGCTGGCGTTCGCGGCGGTGATCACGATGGTGGCCCTGCTGCTGGTGGAGGCCAACCAGGAACGCGGCGTCAGCTGGCATCTGATCCAGTACGGGGCCGCCTATCTGGCGCTGTTCGGCGGTGCGCATCTGGCGGTACGCCGCTTCGCGCCCTATGCCGATCCGCTGCTGCTGCCGGTGGTGGCCCTGCTCAACGGGCTGGGACTGGTGATGATCCACCGGCTGGACCTGGCCGCCGGGGAACTGTCCGGTCAGGCCGTCGAGAGCCCCAGCGCCACCCAGCAGACCCTGTGGACGCTCGCCGCGGTGATCGGTTTCTCGCTGGTCGTGGTGTTCCTCAAGGATCACCGGCTGCTGTCCCGCTACGGCTACCTGTGCGGGGCGACCGGGCTGATCCTGCTGGCCATACCGGCGGTGTTGCCGCGCCGATTCTCCGAGCAGGGCGGCGCCAAGATCTGGATCCAGTTCCCGGGCTTCTCCATCCAGCCCGCCGAGTTCTCCAAGATCCTGCTGCTGGTGTTCTTCGCCGCGGTGCTGGTGGAGAAACGCAGCCTGTTCACCAGCGCCGGGAAACACTTCCTGGGCATGGATCTGCCGCGGCCCCGCGATCTGGCCCCGCTGCTGGCGGCGTGGATCCTGTCGGTCGGGGTGATGGTGTTCGAGAAGGACCTGGGCACCTCGCTGCTGCTGTACACGTCGTTTCTGGTGCTGGTCTACATCGCGACCGAACGGCTCAGCTGGGTGGTCATCGGCCTCGCGTTGTTCGCCGCCGGCAGCTTCGTCGCCTACCACATCTTCGACCACGTGCGGCTGCGGGTGCAGACCTGGCTGGACCCGTTCGCCGACTTCGACGGCGGCGGCTACCAGATGGCGCAGTCGCTGTTCAGCTTCGCCACCGGCGGCATCTTCGGCACCGGTCTCGGCAACGGTCAGCCGGGCACGGTGCCGGCGGCGTCCACCGACTTCATCATCGCCGCCGTCGGTGAGGAGCTCGGCCTGGTCGGGCTGGCCGCGGTGCTGATGCTCTACACCATCGTCATCATCCGCGGCCTGCGCACCGCGATCGCGGTGCGGGACAGCTTCGGCAAGCTGTTGGCCGCCGGGCTGGCGTCCACGCTGGCGCTGCAGCTGTTCATCGTCGTCGGCGGGGTGACCAAGCTGATCCCGCTGACCGGGCTGACCACCCCGTGGATGTCCTACGGTGGGTCGTCGCTGCTGGCCAACTACCTGCTGCTGGCCATCCTGCTGCGCATCTCACACGCCGCGCGGTCGCCGCTGGACACCCGCAAGACCAACCCGACACCGATCGCGACGGCCAAGACCGAGGTGATCGAGAAGGTATGA